The sequence CGAAAATTCTGCTGTCGAAGTACATTTCCATGGTGCTGTTCAGCGTGCTTACGACTGTACTGTTGGTCGTTTGCGCTTACGCTGCCTCGCTGTTTTTGCTTCCATCAGGACGCGATGTCTTTTCCCGGAGCGGCTGGAGCCCGGAAGCGTACAGCGCGATGTTCGTCTTATGCCGGTATGCGGAGCTGTTCCTAACCGCTGCGCTTGCCTTTATGGTTTCAAGCGTATTCCGCGCGAGCGGGCTGGCGATCGGCCTGTCGTTGTTCATTATATTTGTTAAAAATATTTTTATCACCATCTTCAATCCTGACCGTTACGAATGGGCGAATTATTTGCCGTTCAGCCATATGGATCTTAGCGGCTATCTGGTCTCGGGTACGGGACCGGGAGGGGCGACGCTGGGGTTCTCCATTGCGGTGCTTGCCGCCTATTATGCCGTGTTTCTGCTGCTGTCCTGGATTGTGTTCAGCCGAAGAGACGTTGCCGGTTGACCTGAAAATAAATAGGGAAACGGGCCCGCTTCCCTGGCTCATTTGAACCGTTCGCTCGTACAAAGAGCGGGCGGTTTTTATATTTAAGCGAGGCGTAAAGCATCGGCTCAACTTCAATATCGGTTTATTTTTCGGCGCAATCGCTATAACCGGCCTCAGTCCTGTTGGACATAAGATAAAGGATTAACGTCCTTATTCTGCTTGATCACCTGAAAGTGCAGATGGGGAGCGGTGCTCCGTCCGGTGCTGCCGACCTGTCCAATTCTTTGACCTTTGGCAACATTGTCACCGGTGGACACATCCAGGCTGCTGAGATGCATATATAATGTCTGCAGTCCGTTCCCGTGGTCGATCACAATATAATTGCCCCGCGCTGCGGACTGCTCAGCGGCAGCGACTACGCCGCCCTGAGCGGCAACCACCGCATCGCCTGTTTGAGCCGCGATGTCGATTCCGGCGTGAAAAGCGAAGCTTCCTTTGAAGGGATCGGTACGGTAGCCGAAGCTTGAAGAAATCGTCCGGGATAAGGTGGGCCACAGAAAAGCCTGCGCCTCTTCCCCCTGAAGCCGTGCGGTGTCCGCTTTTTGAGCTTTCAGCACCGTACCTGAAAGGCTGCGGACCATCTCTTCGAGCATGCCGCCAATTTCCGTAAGCTCATCCTTCGTCTCCCGGACGGCCGAAACCTCCCCAGGGCTGCTGTAAGAGGCGATATATTCTCCCCCTAGCTGTAAAGCCGGTGTATGCTCAATGGCGGTGTGAAAAGCTCCGATGCGGATGGTGATCGCTGAAGGGGACACGGATTTTGCCTGTGTCATGGGCAGAGGAAAGGTTACGTTGTTGGGCTGGAAAGCGGCAACAGGGACCTCTTTCGTTCGATCGGGAATTGGTATCGTTTCTCTCCCTGATTCTCCCGCAGCCGCTTCTTTGTCGGCAGAAGATCCTCCCTGGGCTTTGCGGACCACACCTTGCAATTCCCGCTGCAGCGAGTCTGCGCGTTTCAATTGCTCCTTGATCCCTTTCGTTTCTTCCACAAGACCTAATGCATCGCTTTGCACCGACTGCAGCGCTTTTTCCTTATCTGCGACCGCCTGTTCCAAGCGCACATTCTGCGAGGACAGCGCGGCGGCTTCCGCCTCAAGCTCCTGTATGGAGCGGGAGGCATGATAATGCATGGAGCTGATCAGACTCGACAGGGAGAGGACGGCTGCAGCCGGCAGGGCCACGGCCATCGTTTTGGAAAGCTGGATTTTTCTGGCCGGACGCCCGGCATCCTGGACGACGAGCAGGGTAATCTTGTCCGATTGGCTTTTCATAGCGTCTCCTTTCCGCATCCGGACCGTAAGCTAACGTCTGAACGCTTATCTTGTTGCTCTCTTTTGCCTATTACTCTATGTATTCGTGTCTGGGCGGGATCATGACATGCTTGTTGATTGAATAAACCGGGAGAGTTCGGTAAAGCTTGTACTTATGAAGCTTATACGGCCCTGCCTGGAAACGGCGGACGATAGCAAAGGAGACTAAAGACAGCATGAAAATATTCGCAGTGGCGTTATGCTTATTTATTATTCAAATCATGGTGATTCTGGTTCTGGAGTATCGTCGTCCCCAAAGAGCTGTCGCCTGGTTGTTTCTGCTGTTTTGCTGCCCGCCGCTTGGTCTGCTGAGCTATTACATCTTGGGCAGGGATTACAGAAAGAGCCGTAAGCTTAAAGCTCAACCGGCGGCGACTCGGCGGGTGCTTCATGATTATGCTGCTGAGCGGAGTCGGCTTATTACCCGCACGGAGGATACCGGGAATCCGGAATTAACCGGCCGTAAGGATCTGCTGCACCTATTGGACGGGCTGTCGGAAAGTCCGGTCACGGGCAGAAATGCCAGCCGGATTCTGGCTAGTGCAGGCGAAGCCTATGAATCCATGTTGGAAGCGATGGAATCGGCGTCAGAGCATATTCATCTGGAGGTTTATATTTTTCGCGATGATGCCTCCGGAGAGAGATTTCAGGATGTCATGATCCGCAAAGCCCGGCAGGGTGTAAAAGTCCGCTTGCTGTGCGATGGGCTCGGCAGCCGCAAGCTAAGCCGAAGTTTTCTGCGCTCTCTGACGAGCGCCGGGGTCGAGATGCACTTTTTCCTGCCGCCGCTTGCCTCCCTGTTCGGTGGGAGGTTCAACTACCGCAATCATCGTAAAATTCTGATTGTGGACGGTCTCGTCGGCTTTACCGGCGGAATCAACATCGGTGACGAGTATTTGGGCAAGGATCCGAAAATGGGATTTTGGCGCGATACCCATCTGCGCCTGGAGGGTGACGCCGTCTATTTCATGCAGCATGTTTTTCTGAAGGACTGGCAGCTGGTTTCCGGAGAACGTCTGAGCCATCCGCGCATGTTTCCTGTTCATGGCTGCGGGGGCAAGGAGGGAGTACAGATTATAGGGAGCGGCCCGGACGGCGATATCGACGCCAATGAGGCGATGATTTTTGCTGCGATTTGCGCGGCGGAGCACCGGATTTGGATCGCGTCACCTTATTTTATCCCGGACCCGGCGATTCTGAGAGCGCTCAAAAACGCGGTGCTGCGCGGAGCCGATGTACGGATTATTATCCCGTCAAAGCCGGACAACGCACTCGTATATAACGCCTCGTTGTCCTATTTGGACAATTTGCTGGATACCGGCGTGAAATTTTACCGCTACCGGAAAGGCTTTATGCATGCCAAAGTGTGGATTGCCGACGGTCTGCTGGCTTCCGTAGGCAGCGTGAATATGGATATGCGCAGCTTCTATTCCGATTTCGAGCTGTCGGCGATGCTGCTTCAGCCGCAGCGTATCGAAGAGCTAGCTGACCAGTTCCGGCGCGATCTGAAGGACAGCGATGCGATCGACCCGGAGATCTTCCGCAGCAGGGGAAAGCTTGCGCGCGCAAAAGAAGAGATTTGCAGCCTGCTTTCGCCGCTTCTGTGAGAGAAAAACTGATCATTCATTATCGTGTATAACAATATGATATAATATAAGAACTTTAGATAAAAATTTCGATAAGGATAGGGGGAGTTTAATGGGTACGAGTCCACAAGCATTAGTTAAAGAAGAACCTAATAAACCCCGGAAGACCGGGACGATCAAGACTGCCAAACTGGCGCAGCGGGCCGTAATGATGGTAATCGGGGCAAGCATGATGGCCGTGGCGCTGGAGATTTTCCTCGTTCCAAACCAGATGGTGGATGGCGGCATTACAGGCATATCCATTATGCTGTCGCATATTTTTCACATTCCCCTTGGCATTTTACTGACACTTCTTAATCTTCCTTTTCTGATTGTCGGCTACAAGCAGATCGGCAAGACGTTCGCATTGTCCACGCTGTTTGCGGTCGTCGTAATGTCGATCGGCACCCAGATGCTGCATCCTGTGCAGCCGATTACCGTGGAGCCCCTGCTGGCGGCGGTGTTTGGCGGTGTTATCCTCGGGGTCGGCGTCGGACTCGTGGTACGTTACGGCGGATCGCTGGACGGTACAGAAATCGTGGCGATTCTGGTCGCGAAAAGACTGCCTTTTTCGGTAGGCGAGGTCGTCATGTTCTTCAATCTGTTCATCTTAACGGGAGCGGGCTTTGTCTTCGGTTGGAATAACGCTATGTTCTCATTGATTGCTTACTACATCGCCTTTAAAATGATCGACGTTACCCTCGAAGGTCTGGACCAGTCGAAATCGGTCTGGATCATCAGCGACAAGTACCGCGATATCGGCGAAGCGCTGACGGAGCGCCTTGGCCGGGGTGTGACTTATCTGGAAGGGGAAGGCGGCTTCTCGGGCGATAACAAGAAGGTGATCTTCGTTGTCATTACCCGGCTAGAAGAAGCCAAGATGAAGGCAATCGTCGAAGACTGGGATTCCGATGCTTTTGTCGCAGTCGGCAATATCCACGATGTCAAAGGCGGGCGCTTTAAAAAGAAATCGATTCACTAAGCTTTGCATATCGGCGGCTTGCCACATACCCAAAACCTCCGCTTCGCAGCCTGCGAAAGGCGGAGGTTTGTTGTTTACGGAGCGCCAGACACGCTCACTTCAGACCGGCGATAACAAGCTCTACCGGTTGAGGAGGCAGCAGCGCGATCAGGTCGCCCTTAGAACGAAGACGTTCCTCGATATTAAGGAGATGAAAATCCTCCGGCGAGACATTGTTTGCGACCTCGTCCCAGGTTAGCGGCGTGGATACGGTAGCCAGCGGGCGGGCGCGGGGCGTATAGGGCGCGGCCAGCGTCTTACCGCCGTAATGCTGGAGGTAATCGAAATAGATTTTGTCGCCGCGCTGTTTCTTTAGCCGCTCCAGCGTGAACAGCTCCGGATGCTTCTCAGTCACATACCTGCCGACAAAATGTCCGACCTTCCTAAGCTCGTCAAAGGTAACTCCGGATCGGATCGGGACGATAATCTGCACGCCGGTCGCTCCCGAAGTCTTCGGCACTGAGGCCAGTCCGAGCGACTTCAGCACGTCTCCGACAATGGCCGCCGCCTCCATGATACGAGGCTCAACCTCCCGGGAAGGATCAATATCAATCATCCATTCACATGGCAGGCTGCTGCCTGCGTAATGCAGCGAGGGGTGAAATTCCAGAGCGGCCGAATTGCCGAGCCAGAGCAGTCCGGGCAGCCCGTCCAGCGTGATATAGTTGATACTTTCATGCATGAAGGTGCGGATAAAGGGCGGCAGCGGGTCGGGGGCGTTTTTCTGGTAAAAGGACTTGCCGGTGACTCCGTGCGGGTAGCGTATGACCGTAAGCAGCCGTTGATTAAGATAGCGCAGCAAGTATGGCGACAAGGCGGCAAGCTTTTCCAGGTAGATGCGTTTGGTTATTCCCTGTTCGGGCCACAGCAGCTTATCCGGATTGGTGATGGAGACTTCCTGCCCTTCAATGGTGATGGAGCCTTTGACGGCGGTTGGCATATCCGCATTCCTCCTTCCTCAGACTTCCGCCAAACGTTCCGGCAGCCGGCATTCTTCAGGTGAAATATCGACTTTTGCCTGAATGCTGGGTTGGCGCAGTGTACCGGATGTATTCCATTCCAAAAAATGGATCTTGAACACCAGCTCCGGCCTGATCCAGAACGCGCCCTTGACCCGCTGCGGCAGCGAAGCAAACGGCATATCGCCAATGGCAAGACTGTGCGAGAGCGTGGTTAAATCCCGCCAATCCTTCACGGTCAGCTTCCCTGTTCCCGCATGTCCGATATAATGGAGCCGGCCGTCAGCGTCATACAAGCCGAGCAGCAGAGCGTTAACGATGCCGTCCCGAAACGTGACGCCTCCGGCGACGGCATTGAGATCGAAAATAATTTTGCGCTTAAGCCAGCGCTTGTCTTTTCCGCCCGGTGTATAGAGACTTGTAAGCTCCTTGCAGACAATACCCTCAAGCCCATTGGCTCGGGCGGTGGACAAGAGCGCGGCGGGATCGCTGTAGCTGGGCACGGCCTGCACATGCGGGTGAGGCAGCAGCATTTCTTCCAGCAGATGCTGACGTTCGGATAACGGCCGGTCAAGCAGCCATTCTCCGTTGCAGTATACAATGTCGAACACCATGTACAGAACCGGAATCTGCCGTACCATGGAAGCAATGGCGGAATCTTTCTTCAGACTGTCCCGGCGCATGACCTCGTGAAAGGACGGCTTTCCTCCGATGAGGGCGATGACTTCACCATCCAAAATCACGGAATCGGCCCCGCAGTAGCGGCCGGCATCGGCGAGTTCCGGATACTGTCTTGTGCGGTTATTTCCCCGCCGGTTGATCAGCTCGGTAGAATTTCCGTCATAGTAGGAGACCATGCGGACGCCGTCCCATTTGATCTGGGCAATCCACTGTTCTCCCGTGGGCAGACGGGCTGTAATTATCGGCTCAAACGGGATGATGGGCTGAAGTTTCATCAGGCGATCCTATGATACCGTCTGCTTGCTCTTCGCGCCGCGGCGTTTCGGCTTGGGTGCGATTAGGGGGTCGGCATCGGGAAGCGGAGCTGCCGCTTCGTTTGCCGCCGCGTTTCCGTTAGTCCCCGCGCCCAGTGCGGACTCGCCGGAAGCCTTTGGCGCGGCTTTTTTTCGTCCGACTGCCGCTTTGCGCGGTTTGGCGGCGACAGCTCCCGGCGATGTTCCCGGATCGGACGGAACATGCTGCACTGCCTTGATGCTGGCCTGAAGCGCGGCCATCAGATCGATGACATTGGTCTCCTGCCGCGCCGGAGCAATGCGGATTTCTTCACCGGCCACTTTGCTTGCGATAAGATCAAGCATCCGCTTGCGATAATCATCCGTATATTTCTCCGGTTCGAACGGAGTTGACAGCTGAGAAATAAGCAGCTTGGCCATATCCAGCTCTTTGTCGTTCACCGCTACGGCTTCCGGCAGGCTTGGAACCTGAGAGATGGGCCGAATCTCATCCGGATAGAACATCGTTTCAATGGAGAGGCAGTTCTCCAGCACCCGAATAGCCGCAAGGCTGCTTTTGGAGCGGATCGATATTTTGGCGACGCCGATTTTCCCCGTCTGGCGCATTGCCTCCATCAACAGACGGTATGCGCCTGCCCCGGCCTGATCGGGAGAGAGATAATACGTTTTTTGAAAATAAATCGGATCGATATCCTTCAAATCCACAAAGTCAAGAATCATAATATTCTTGGTGCTTTCTTCCGTCAGCGTGTCAAGCTCGTCCTTGTCGAAGATCACGAATTTCCCTTTTTCATACTCATAGCCCTTGCCGATTTCCTCCCAGGCCACTTCCTTATCGCAGACAGGGCATTTGCGCACATAGGACAAGGGGCTGCCGCATGCTTTGTGAATATAGCGCAGCGATACATCTTTATCTTCGGTCGCCGAGAACATTTTGACCGGCACATGCACAAGTCCGAAGCTGATGGCGCCTTTCCAAACGGTATGCATCGAATAACACCTCATTTTCTAAAGTCATAAGTGCAGTCCTCATTTTGTGGGGCTAACTGAAAAATTCGGCTTTGGCTTAGTATGGGCGGCAGGTGTCTTTTTACACCTTGAAGAATTTCGGTTAAGCCGGTCCTTTGCATAAACTGGTTCGCAGCTGGGAAATATAACACCGCCTGATTACGGCAATTTTTGGCGCGGCGATGGCAGGAGGAAATGCAGATGGGCAGCAGGTGGCAGGAAAAAGAGAGCGGTCCTGAAATACCCGGAACTTCGGTGGACTGGGAAGAGCTTACCGCCCGGCGGCGGGAAGAGGATATTGTTCCGGGGACGGACAATCTGGACGCGGATCAGCTTACAAGGGAGGAATAAAGGAATGGACGTACAACGGGCGCAGGATATTTTCGCTTCCAAAGATAACATCGCGGTACATCTTGACGGGAAGCCCGTATGGATTGAGCATGTGGATGCGGCAAACGGCATGGCAACGGTTCAGATCGGCTCGCGGCCGACGGATGTGCAAACGGTCGGTGTGGACCGGCTGGAGGAGCAGAAGCATTGACAAGATTCTGACAAAATGATTTTTGCAGCAAAAATCAGCAGTGCGGCTGCAAGTAAATCAGCTCATATTAACGTAAAACGACGCCTTCCTATCGTCTGCGGCAGCAGATTGGAGGCGTTTTTTGGTATGGACATAGAGGTTGATGTTGTTATAATTTTGATAAAACAAGACCTAAAGAAATGAGCTGATGTTTTGAGACCGTTGCTGCTTGGCGTCTGTTCGGCGCTGTTTTTTGCCGTCACCTTCGTATTAAACCGCCGGATGGAGCTGTCCGGAGGAAGCTGGGCTTGGAGCTCCTCGCTGCGGTATTTGTTTACGCTGCCCTTTCTGCTGGCCCTTGTGGCCGGACGCCGCAGACTGAAGCCGCTTCTTCGGGAGATGGCGAATCGGCCCTGGGCCTGGCTGCTGTGGGGCACGGTCGGTTTCGGTCTGTTCTACGCCCCGATTACCTTTGCGGCGGCTTACGCCCCCGGCTGGCTTACGGCCGGAACATGGCAGATTACGATTATTTCCGGCTCCCTGCTGGCGCCGCTGTTCGTAACCCGAATAGAAGGGCCTCAAGGAACTGTAGCCGAAAGGGGCAAAATCCCGCTTCGCGGGCTCGGGCTCTCCCTGATCATTCTGGTTGGCGTCGCGCTGCTCCAGCTCGAGCATGCCCAGAAGCTGTCGGCCTCGCAGGTGCTGCTCGGCATCGTACCCGTCCTTATCGCTTCCTTCGCCTATCCGCTCGGCAACCGTAAGACCATGGAGCTTTGCGGCGGCCGGCTCGACGTGTTTCAGCGTATTCTTGGAATGACACTGGCCAGCATGCCGTTCTGGCTGCTGGTCGCGCTGTTTGGCTGGGCGGACTCCGGACTTCCTTCCGGGGGTCAAATGGTCCAATCCCTGATCGTCGCGCTCTCATCGGGCATCGTGGCGACGGTGCTGTTCTTCCGGGCCACCGATAT is a genomic window of Paenibacillus durus ATCC 35681 containing:
- a CDS encoding YitT family protein gives rise to the protein MGTSPQALVKEEPNKPRKTGTIKTAKLAQRAVMMVIGASMMAVALEIFLVPNQMVDGGITGISIMLSHIFHIPLGILLTLLNLPFLIVGYKQIGKTFALSTLFAVVVMSIGTQMLHPVQPITVEPLLAAVFGGVILGVGVGLVVRYGGSLDGTEIVAILVAKRLPFSVGEVVMFFNLFILTGAGFVFGWNNAMFSLIAYYIAFKMIDVTLEGLDQSKSVWIISDKYRDIGEALTERLGRGVTYLEGEGGFSGDNKKVIFVVITRLEEAKMKAIVEDWDSDAFVAVGNIHDVKGGRFKKKSIH
- the cls gene encoding cardiolipin synthase; amino-acid sequence: MKIFAVALCLFIIQIMVILVLEYRRPQRAVAWLFLLFCCPPLGLLSYYILGRDYRKSRKLKAQPAATRRVLHDYAAERSRLITRTEDTGNPELTGRKDLLHLLDGLSESPVTGRNASRILASAGEAYESMLEAMESASEHIHLEVYIFRDDASGERFQDVMIRKARQGVKVRLLCDGLGSRKLSRSFLRSLTSAGVEMHFFLPPLASLFGGRFNYRNHRKILIVDGLVGFTGGINIGDEYLGKDPKMGFWRDTHLRLEGDAVYFMQHVFLKDWQLVSGERLSHPRMFPVHGCGGKEGVQIIGSGPDGDIDANEAMIFAAICAAEHRIWIASPYFIPDPAILRALKNAVLRGADVRIIIPSKPDNALVYNASLSYLDNLLDTGVKFYRYRKGFMHAKVWIADGLLASVGSVNMDMRSFYSDFELSAMLLQPQRIEELADQFRRDLKDSDAIDPEIFRSRGKLARAKEEICSLLSPLL
- a CDS encoding M23 family metallopeptidase; translation: MKSQSDKITLLVVQDAGRPARKIQLSKTMAVALPAAAVLSLSSLISSMHYHASRSIQELEAEAAALSSQNVRLEQAVADKEKALQSVQSDALGLVEETKGIKEQLKRADSLQRELQGVVRKAQGGSSADKEAAAGESGRETIPIPDRTKEVPVAAFQPNNVTFPLPMTQAKSVSPSAITIRIGAFHTAIEHTPALQLGGEYIASYSSPGEVSAVRETKDELTEIGGMLEEMVRSLSGTVLKAQKADTARLQGEEAQAFLWPTLSRTISSSFGYRTDPFKGSFAFHAGIDIAAQTGDAVVAAQGGVVAAAEQSAARGNYIVIDHGNGLQTLYMHLSSLDVSTGDNVAKGQRIGQVGSTGRSTAPHLHFQVIKQNKDVNPLSYVQQD
- a CDS encoding ATP-dependent DNA ligase — translated: MKLQPIIPFEPIITARLPTGEQWIAQIKWDGVRMVSYYDGNSTELINRRGNNRTRQYPELADAGRYCGADSVILDGEVIALIGGKPSFHEVMRRDSLKKDSAIASMVRQIPVLYMVFDIVYCNGEWLLDRPLSERQHLLEEMLLPHPHVQAVPSYSDPAALLSTARANGLEGIVCKELTSLYTPGGKDKRWLKRKIIFDLNAVAGGVTFRDGIVNALLLGLYDADGRLHYIGHAGTGKLTVKDWRDLTTLSHSLAIGDMPFASLPQRVKGAFWIRPELVFKIHFLEWNTSGTLRQPSIQAKVDISPEECRLPERLAEV
- a CDS encoding ABC transporter permease, whose translation is MSKFSSLVHNENIKIYSRARTWIMLLLLAVFSILMPVLMYASSSVEGRPGMWDGFQITVSVIFYLNTIFTVVIASDAVAGEFSWGTIKLLLIRPWSRSKILLSKYISMVLFSVLTTVLLVVCAYAASLFLLPSGRDVFSRSGWSPEAYSAMFVLCRYAELFLTAALAFMVSSVFRASGLAIGLSLFIIFVKNIFITIFNPDRYEWANYLPFSHMDLSGYLVSGTGPGGATLGFSIAVLAAYYAVFLLLSWIVFSRRDVAG
- a CDS encoding multidrug resistance efflux transporter family protein, with the protein product MRPLLLGVCSALFFAVTFVLNRRMELSGGSWAWSSSLRYLFTLPFLLALVAGRRRLKPLLREMANRPWAWLLWGTVGFGLFYAPITFAAAYAPGWLTAGTWQITIISGSLLAPLFVTRIEGPQGTVAERGKIPLRGLGLSLIILVGVALLQLEHAQKLSASQVLLGIVPVLIASFAYPLGNRKTMELCGGRLDVFQRILGMTLASMPFWLLVALFGWADSGLPSGGQMVQSLIVALSSGIVATVLFFRATDMVRHSMTGLAAVEATQSLEVLFALLGEMLILSAPAPSLVSWTGIAVIIMGMILHSLFSHAKPAKRPVKQNERESISSAQ
- the ligD gene encoding non-homologous end-joining DNA ligase: MPTAVKGSITIEGQEVSITNPDKLLWPEQGITKRIYLEKLAALSPYLLRYLNQRLLTVIRYPHGVTGKSFYQKNAPDPLPPFIRTFMHESINYITLDGLPGLLWLGNSAALEFHPSLHYAGSSLPCEWMIDIDPSREVEPRIMEAAAIVGDVLKSLGLASVPKTSGATGVQIIVPIRSGVTFDELRKVGHFVGRYVTEKHPELFTLERLKKQRGDKIYFDYLQHYGGKTLAAPYTPRARPLATVSTPLTWDEVANNVSPEDFHLLNIEERLRSKGDLIALLPPQPVELVIAGLK
- a CDS encoding Ku protein, with the translated sequence MHTVWKGAISFGLVHVPVKMFSATEDKDVSLRYIHKACGSPLSYVRKCPVCDKEVAWEEIGKGYEYEKGKFVIFDKDELDTLTEESTKNIMILDFVDLKDIDPIYFQKTYYLSPDQAGAGAYRLLMEAMRQTGKIGVAKISIRSKSSLAAIRVLENCLSIETMFYPDEIRPISQVPSLPEAVAVNDKELDMAKLLISQLSTPFEPEKYTDDYRKRMLDLIASKVAGEEIRIAPARQETNVIDLMAALQASIKAVQHVPSDPGTSPGAVAAKPRKAAVGRKKAAPKASGESALGAGTNGNAAANEAAAPLPDADPLIAPKPKRRGAKSKQTVS
- a CDS encoding H-type small acid-soluble spore protein, whose amino-acid sequence is MDVQRAQDIFASKDNIAVHLDGKPVWIEHVDAANGMATVQIGSRPTDVQTVGVDRLEEQKH